ttatttaaagtattattgttattattataaaccGATTATGGTATATTTCCTCTTTGAAAAGTAGTTAGTTTTGTATTAATGTCCAATTAGCGTTCCTTGTCTTTCTTTATTCATCACCGAGACACTTTTTCTACATTTTTCTTAGAAATCCAAGCTTCCGTTTCTTCgttaatatatacaaataacATCTGATATAACAGTCCGATTCAATTTTAACTATAACACTTTACGAAGTTAGGGTATTAAGAATTAGCTATACACATGATATTGTgggaaagagaagaagaaagaaaaatttatgataaaatagATTCATTCTATGGTAATGAGTCTATCGACTCTAGGCACATACACTACATAGAGTAATGCAGAAGTGCAACAGAAATACAAGTATTCAAAGGCGAAAAGGAAATGGAAcactaaaaaagaaaaactgtCTCCAACAACAGAAAACAGACAACACACAAGTTACATAATTTATGTGATCATTATAAAATCACTTATTAAACTTGACTGAAAGCATGCAGAATGACAGGAACcctaaatccaaatccaaagtAGAATGTTGGTTGAAGGTGGTGGAGAAAGGAATGGGATGTAAAGTGGTTGGATATTAGGAAGAGTGCGCGAAGATGGCTATGCCCTTAAGAAAGAGGTGGCAAAACTGGAAGAGGTGGTAGAGATGGCAAAACCGGTGGTAGAGATGGCAAACCTGGAACAGGTGGAAGAGGTGGCAATGTGACTGGAGGTAGAGGTGGCAATGAGACTGGAGGTAGAGTTGGCAATGTGACTGAAGGTAGAGGTGGTACTCTTAGAGGTGGCAATGAGACTGGAGGTAGAGTTGGCAATGTGACTGAAGGTAGAGGTGGTACTCTTAGAGGTGGCAATGAGACTGGAGGTAGAGTTGGCAATGTGACTGAAGGTAGAGGTGGTACTCTTAGAGGTGGCAATGAGACTGGAGGTAGAGTTGGCAATGTGACTGAAGGTAGAGGTGGTACTCTTAGAGGTGGCAATGAGACTGGAGGTAGAGTTGGCAATGTGACTGAAGGTAGAGGTGGTACTCTTAGAGGTGGCAATGAGACTGGAGGTAGAGTTGGCAATGTGACTGAAGGTAGAGGTGGTACTCTTAGAGGTGGCAATGAGACTGGAGGTAGAGTTGGCAATGTGACTGAAGGTAGAGGTGGTACTCTTAGAGGTGGCAATGAGACTGGAGGTAGAGTTGGCAATGTGACTGAAGGTAGAGGTGGTACTCTTAGAGGTGGCAATGAGACTGGAGGTAGAGTTGGCAATGTGACTGAAGGTAGAGGTGGTACTCTTAGATGTGGCAATGAGACTGGAGGTAGAGTTGGC
The sequence above is a segment of the Phaseolus vulgaris cultivar G19833 chromosome 2, P. vulgaris v2.0, whole genome shotgun sequence genome. Coding sequences within it:
- the LOC137809459 gene encoding uncharacterized protein; this encodes MQNDRNPKSKSKVECWLKVVEKGMGCGRGGNVTGGRGGNETGGRVGNVTEGRGGTLRGGNETGGRVGNVTEGRGGTLRGGNETGGRVGNVTEGRGGTLRGGNETGGRVGNVTEGRGGTLRGGNETGGRVGNVTEGRGGTLRGGNETGGRVGNVTEGRGGTLRGGNETGGRVGNVTEGRGGTLRGGNETGGRVGNVTEGRGGTLRGGNETGGRVGNVTEGRGGTLRCGNETGGRVGNVTEGRGGNSGKVNPGSRIARAGNAMSMVEKEIAMIKAKLVQQ